The following DNA comes from Ardenticatenales bacterium.
ACAGAAACACCAGCCCAAAACGATTGCCCAACTCCAGCGCCTTATCCAATGGCCGCAGGTTTACGGGAACCAGGGCGCGAATGTTTAGCCCATCGACGGGCTGATCATGCTCCACCAGATAACGCCGCAGCGCCCCGGACACCGCCGTTAGCAGTACATCGTTGACCGTGCCCCCCGTAGTTTTGCCTACCACCTTTACATCCACCAGCGACAATGGCTTTTCCGTCCACGCCGCCCGCTTAAGGACACCCAGATCCCCCTTAAACATCGTCTGCGGATCAGGCCGGTAAAGCGCGATTTTCGCCAGCCGCGCCGCGCCGCTGGTTCCCAGCCGCGCCGCATCCAACACGCGCGTCGGACGCAGCATCGTTTCAATGCCTTCGTTCAGCACGGTTTCCGTCAGCCGCAAAGTGGAGCGGGCAGCGGATACGGCCGGGCGAAGCAGAGTGGAAAGCAAGCCGGATGGGTGTCTATCGCTGCTTTCGTCGTTTATCCAGATGGCGTCTGGCGAGGCGTCTGTGAGGGAGAGCAGCACGCGCACCAGGGCGATGCCATCGGCGATGCAATGATGCAGCCGCCCGACGATGGCGCAGCCCGCGCCCACGTTGTCCACCAGATGAAACGACCACAACGGTTTGCTGTAGTCCAGAGGCTGGCTCATCAGGTCGCTGACCAGGTCTTGCAGTGCCGCCTGGTTCCCAGGAGCAGGCAGGGCGATACGGTGCAGATGGGCACGAATATCAAAATGGGGGTCAAACTCCCACTGCGGGCTGCCCAGCGGCGCGCGCGAGTCCACCACACGCTGGCGGAAGCGATCAAAACGCAGAAGTCGCTGCTCGTAGATGCGGTGCATCTCCTCAAATTCAATCGGCTGGGCCAGCGTCATCACCCCGGTGATCATCATCAGGTTGGTGGGGCGCTCCATGTGCCACCAGGCGGTGTCCACATTAGACATGGTTTCAGGGCTGTTACTCATAGGGCTTGTTCCTCCGGCAAAGCGCGGACAAAATCGACAGCCGTTGCCGCGCGCCAATGGCATGATCGATTGACGACGGGCGGGGAACATCATCCTCGCCACTACGTCAAGTATAATCTTTCGTCGCCGGAAACGGAAGTTGTGACGCTCACCTGACGCGGGTGATCTTTGTAATGGGACAAAAACCCGGTTTCTTCTCCCTGAAGCTCAGAAACCGGGTTTCTTTTCAGTGTTCCGCATGAGGCAGGTTGTCACAGATGAGCCATCAGGTAGTCAAGCAAATCGTTCAGGGATACCAGCTTGCCATAGTCAGCTTCCGGGATTTCCACTCCGATGGCTTCATCCAGGCCAATAAGGAAATTGAGGAAATCGAACGAGTCAATGTCCAGTGCCTGGCGCAGGTCCACGTTGGGGTCCAGGCGACCAAAGTCCGCCTCTGGTGCGATGGTGCTCAATAGGTCGAAAACGGTTTCCTTAACTTGTTGCTTTGTCACAGCAGGTGCAGCAAACATCATTATTCCTCCTGGGAATGGTGTTCGGTGGGGGGTAGGTGGTGACGATCTGAGCGTTTTAGATTGGTTCATTCGTGGAGAATGAACCAATCTTGGAAATTCTGGCCTCTCACTACCTGTCCCTTGCTACTCCAACGGTTCTTGCAAGGCGCGGTTGAGCGCGTCGAGGAATTGCCCGCCGACGCGGCCATCCGTGGCGCGGTGGTCGCCGGCCAGGGTGGCGGTGAGGATGGGGCGAATGCCCAGCATCCCGTTTTCCACCCAGGTTTGTTCGATTACTTTGCCAAAGCCGACGAGGGCCACTTGCGGTGGGTAGATGACGCCATACACTTTTTCCACGCCCAGGTCGCCCAGGTTGGTGACGGTGATGGTGGCGTCCGTGAGTTCGGAGCTGCGCAGCCGCCCGGCGCGTGTGCGCGTGATCAGGTCGCGCAGGTCGGCCATCAACTCGTCCAGCGTCTTCAGGTCTACGTGATGCAGCGCGGGCGTGACCAGGCCGCCCTGGCGCAGGGCGATGGCGAAGCCGATGTGGATCGCTTCTTGCGGCTGGAGCTGGTCGTCGCGCCAGTATCCGTTCAGGTCGGGGACGATGGTGAGGGCTTTGGCGACGGCTTTGAGCAGGAGAACTGCCGGCAATATCCGTTCCTTAATCGATCTCTTTGAATTTTCCGCCTCCAACCAGGCCAATGCCTGGCGCATGTCCATGCGGGTTTCCAGGTAGTAGTGGGGGATTTCTCGATTGGAGCGGGACATGGCGGCGGCAATAGCGCGGCGCATGCCGGCATACGCATCCATCGTCGGCGTTACTTTTACCGGCGCGGCTTCTACCGGTGCGGGCGGGGAAACAGGGGGCGTGGGCGGCGCAGGCTTCATTGCCGCTGCCGCGGCTTCCACGTCCGCGCGGCTGATGGCCCCCTGCGGTCCCGTGCCCCGTACAGTGCTCAGGTCCACGCCCATCGCTTCCGCCAGTCGGCGCGCCACGGGCGAAATGCGAACGCGTTCGCCGTGGCCATTGCGTCCGGCTGCTTTGGAGGGGCGTGTAGGGGGGGATTGTGCCGGCATTGCCGCAACCGACACCGGCATCGTCGCCACCGGAGCCGCCACCGCCGATTCCCCGATCAGCGCCAGCGGCACACCCACCGGCACTTCCGTTCCCGGCGTCACCAGAAGTTCCGTCACCACCCCATCCTCATACACCTCCACCTCAATCACACCCTTCACCGTCTCCACGATAGCGATAATATCGCCCCGCTTCACCCGGTCACCGGGCTTCACCAACCACTCTACCAGCGTCCCCGCCTCCATATCCGCGCCCAGACTGGGCATACGAAATTCAGCCATGGCATCCTCCTATCCCACCACCATGTGCTGCGCGGTCCGCACAATCTCGTCCACCCGCGGAACCGCCACCTCTTCCAGATGGCGCGGATAGGGCATCGGCACTTCCACGCCGCAGATGCGCGCCACCGGCATGTCCAACTCATAAAAAGCGTTCTCCATGATCCGGGCGCTCAATTCCGCGGAAATGCCGCCGCTGCGCCACCCCTCGTCCACAATCAAGGCACGATGCGTCTTCGCCACCGATTGCAGATACGTTTCATCATCCAGCGGGCGTAGCGTGCGCAGATCAATAACCTCCACCTCAATGCCCTGCTCCGCCAGCCGGTCCGCCGCATCCAGGCACTTGTAGAGGCCAATGCCATACGTGATCAGGGTCAGGTCCTGTCCGGCGCGCCGCACGCGGGCGTGATCAATATCGACCACCACGTCGCCTGCCGGCAATTCCCCTTTCACGTTGTACAGCGAGGAGTTCTCGAAGATCAGCACCGGATCGGGGTCTTGCAATGCCGACCACAACATCCCCCGCGCATCCTCAATCGTTGCCGGCGTCACCACGCGCAGCCCCGGAATATGGGCATACCAGCCTTCCAGACTGTGCGAATGCTGCGCCGCCAACTGCTTGCTGCCCCCCGTCGCCATGCGAATCACCACCGGCACGTTGAACTGCCCGCCGGACATATGGAGCAGGGTAGCCGCGTTGTTCAAAATCTGGTCCGCCGCCAACAGGCTAAAATTGACGGTCATAATCTCCACAATGGGGCGCATCCCGTTCATGGCCGCGCCAATTCCCGCCCCCGTGAAGGCTGACTCGGAGAGCGGTGTGTCTCGAATGCGTTCCGGACCAAACTCTTGCAGCAGCCCTTTGCTCACGGCAAAGCAGCCGCCATAACGCCCCACATCCTCCCCCATCAAAAACACGCGCTCGTCCCGCAGCATCGCCTCCCGAATCGCCTCCCGCACCGCTTCGCGGTAGGTGATCGTGCGCGTTTGCGCCGCGCGCGGGGGCGCGGTGCGCGTCTCTTGCGCGTGTCCATTGGTCTTTGTGTAAGTGACTGCACCGTTCATGCGACCCTCCCATCAGAGTAAACGAAGCGCGTCAGTTCGGAAACAGGTTCCCAACTCCCCGCCTCGGCAAAAGCGACAGCGGCATCCAGTTCCTGTTCTACCTGCGCCGCCATTTCGCGCCATTCCTCATCTGTCAGCAGTTCGTGCTGCCGCAAATGATGCGCCAACCGCTCAATGGGGTCGCGCTGCTTCCACATCTCCACCTCTTCTTTCTCTCGATACAATTCGGCGTCGAACATGGAGTGCGCGCGAAAACGATAGGTGTGACATTCCAGAAACTGCGGACCCTGGCCCGCGCGGATGCGTTCTACGGCCTGCCTGGCCATGGACTCCACTTCCAGCACGTCCATGCCGTTCACGGGGGTGGCATCCATGGGATAAACAGCCGCCTTGCGCGAAAGGTTGGTTTCCGCGTGGGAGTAACGCAGCGCCGTGCCCATTGCGTACTGATTGTTTTCGCAAACAAACAGCACCGGCAGATGCCACAACGCCGCCAGGTTGAGCGACTCGTGGAACTCCCCTTCCGCCGCCGCGCCATCGCCAAAGAAGCAGCAGGTAACGTTAGGCCGATCTTGCATCTTGTCTGCCAGCGCCACGCCAATGGCCAGCGGCAACCCGCCGCCCACAATGGCGTTGCCGCCAAAGAAGCGCAGCGTCTTGTCGAACAGGTGCATTGAGCCGCCGCGCCCACGCGCGCAGCCTTCCACCTTCCCATACATTTCCGCCAGGATGGCTTCCATGCTCATGCCGCGCGCCAATGCCTGCCCATGCTCCCGATACGTGGCGATGATCGCATCCGCGGGCGAAAGCGCCTGGGCGACGCCCACGGCGACCGCTTCCTCGCCAATGTACAGGTGTAGGAATCCGCGTATTTTCATGCTGCTGTACAACTCCGCCGATTTCTCTTCCAGGCGACGAATGCGCAGCATTTCTCGCAGCAAGAATTGTCCATGGGTGCGGTCCACCAGCGGGACCGCCTCCGGTGTCGTTGACATGGTTGGTTCCTTAATCATCAGTCCGCCTCCAATGTGGAAATATCGCCCTCCGGCAGTCCTAGCTCACGCGCCTTCAACAACCGTCGCATGATCTTGCCACTGCGTGTCTTGGGCAGATTGTCCTGGAATTCGATTTCTTTAGGCGCGACGGCAGAGCCGAGATGCGTGCGGGCAAACCCCAACAGTTCCCGGCGTAGTTCTTCGCTGGGCTGGTATCCTGGCTTCAGGGAGACAAAAGCCTTCACCAGTTCCCCGATGACGGGGTTGGGTTTGCCAATGACGCCGGCTTCGGCCACGGCGGGATGTTCGATCAGCGCGCTTTCCACTTCGAATGGACCTACCATGTGGCCCGCCGTCTTAATGATGTCGTCCGCCCGCCCAACAAACCAGAAGTAACCATCTTCATCTTTCATGGCCAGGTCGCCCGTGATGTACCAGCCATCCACGAAGCATTTTTGATACCGTTCCTCGTCGTGCAGGTAGCCACGGAACATGGACGGCCAACCAGGCTTCAGCGCCAGGTCGCCATCAACGCGC
Coding sequences within:
- a CDS encoding wax ester/triacylglycerol synthase family O-acyltransferase, whose product is MSNSPETMSNVDTAWWHMERPTNLMMITGVMTLAQPIEFEEMHRIYEQRLLRFDRFRQRVVDSRAPLGSPQWEFDPHFDIRAHLHRIALPAPGNQAALQDLVSDLMSQPLDYSKPLWSFHLVDNVGAGCAIVGRLHHCIADGIALVRVLLSLTDASPDAIWINDESSDRHPSGLLSTLLRPAVSAARSTLRLTETVLNEGIETMLRPTRVLDAARLGTSGAARLAKIALYRPDPQTMFKGDLGVLKRAAWTEKPLSLVDVKVVGKTTGGTVNDVLLTAVSGALRRYLVEHDQPVDGLNIRALVPVNLRPLDKALELGNRFGLVFLSLPVGIEDQLDRLFELKKRMDEIKDSPEAVVALGVLHAMGMTPVEIEDLILRFFASKSTAVMTNVPGPRESLYFAGARVESIMAWVPQSGQLGLGVSIFSYAGNVWLGIATDEGLVPDPRRIIEHFYDEFAQMQMLLPEAQEAATATGDTAVNRCQGVTQSGRPCRNRALPDSTYCRVHQSQAAPENDAS
- a CDS encoding 2-oxo acid dehydrogenase subunit E2 codes for the protein MAEFRMPSLGADMEAGTLVEWLVKPGDRVKRGDIIAIVETVKGVIEVEVYEDGVVTELLVTPGTEVPVGVPLALIGESAVAAPVATMPVSVAAMPAQSPPTRPSKAAGRNGHGERVRISPVARRLAEAMGVDLSTVRGTGPQGAISRADVEAAAAAMKPAPPTPPVSPPAPVEAAPVKVTPTMDAYAGMRRAIAAAMSRSNREIPHYYLETRMDMRQALAWLEAENSKRSIKERILPAVLLLKAVAKALTIVPDLNGYWRDDQLQPQEAIHIGFAIALRQGGLVTPALHHVDLKTLDELMADLRDLITRTRAGRLRSSELTDATITVTNLGDLGVEKVYGVIYPPQVALVGFGKVIEQTWVENGMLGIRPILTATLAGDHRATDGRVGGQFLDALNRALQEPLE
- a CDS encoding acyl carrier protein, with the protein product MTKQQVKETVFDLLSTIAPEADFGRLDPNVDLRQALDIDSFDFLNFLIGLDEAIGVEIPEADYGKLVSLNDLLDYLMAHL
- the pdhA gene encoding pyruvate dehydrogenase (acetyl-transferring) E1 component subunit alpha, coding for MSTTPEAVPLVDRTHGQFLLREMLRIRRLEEKSAELYSSMKIRGFLHLYIGEEAVAVGVAQALSPADAIIATYREHGQALARGMSMEAILAEMYGKVEGCARGRGGSMHLFDKTLRFFGGNAIVGGGLPLAIGVALADKMQDRPNVTCCFFGDGAAAEGEFHESLNLAALWHLPVLFVCENNQYAMGTALRYSHAETNLSRKAAVYPMDATPVNGMDVLEVESMARQAVERIRAGQGPQFLECHTYRFRAHSMFDAELYREKEEVEMWKQRDPIERLAHHLRQHELLTDEEWREMAAQVEQELDAAVAFAEAGSWEPVSELTRFVYSDGRVA
- a CDS encoding alpha-ketoacid dehydrogenase subunit beta, translated to MNGAVTYTKTNGHAQETRTAPPRAAQTRTITYREAVREAIREAMLRDERVFLMGEDVGRYGGCFAVSKGLLQEFGPERIRDTPLSESAFTGAGIGAAMNGMRPIVEIMTVNFSLLAADQILNNAATLLHMSGGQFNVPVVIRMATGGSKQLAAQHSHSLEGWYAHIPGLRVVTPATIEDARGMLWSALQDPDPVLIFENSSLYNVKGELPAGDVVVDIDHARVRRAGQDLTLITYGIGLYKCLDAADRLAEQGIEVEVIDLRTLRPLDDETYLQSVAKTHRALIVDEGWRSGGISAELSARIMENAFYELDMPVARICGVEVPMPYPRHLEEVAVPRVDEIVRTAQHMVVG